One region of Amphiprion ocellaris isolate individual 3 ecotype Okinawa chromosome 9, ASM2253959v1, whole genome shotgun sequence genomic DNA includes:
- the LOC111582758 gene encoding neuronal acetylcholine receptor subunit alpha-7-like isoform X2, whose amino-acid sequence MRRAVALWLLTVATLLRVSLQGPHQRFLLRELLRDYNPMERPVANDSQTLTVQFSFTLMQVMDVDEKNQILTTNAWLQMQWYDHYLQWNQSEYPGVKNLRFTPDQVWTPDILLYNSAHDKFDATFKTNVLVNSSGFCEYLPPGIFVSTCSVDVRWFPFDIQRCELKFGSWTFDGWLLDIQMKEADVSGYMPNGEWDLLEVPGGRHEVFYDCCAEPYPDVTFVVTLRRRTLFYALNLLIPCVLLSSMTLLVFLLPANSGEKISLGITVLLSLTVFMLMVAEIMPATSDSVPLIGQYFASTMVIVGMSVVATVIVLQFHHHNPNSGHIPRWVNLVLLQWVPWFLRMKRPGEGAEPTLSSSQADSQSKTLSSPTTTTTTTTTIPTPLPSILPQSLNSLQASLVQLNHPLSHMLPHRPNLQPVILPNPVHRDPSPNPHPQPNGHLPYMGFQSFQTTAELEPVQRCRTTSHGRSNSGLGGGDGEVAAAAVGGGPVGDTPIHHHLPASKFGSPPLEPPVCPDPNPSTSGPCGSEAGVGRSAAVYSNSGMARSVAVDNQLQALLAEVQYLVERVREQDRQLSLAEQWQFAAAVIDRLCLVGFSVFNIICTIAILMAAPNFGEALSKDFL is encoded by the exons ATGAGGCGAGCTGTGGCTCTTTGGCTGCTGACAGTCGCGACTCTGCTGCGAG TGTCGCTGCAGGGTCCTCACCAGCGTTTTCTGCTCAGGGAGCTGCTCAGAGACTACAACCCCATGGAGAGGCCGGTGGCCAACGACTCCCAGACGCTGACCGTCCAGTTCTCCTTCACTCTGATGCAGGTCATGGACGTG GATGAGAAGAACCAGATCCTGACCACCAACGCCTGGCTGCAGATG CAGTGGTACGACCACTACCTCCAGTGGAACCAGTCTGAGTATCCTGGAGTTAAGAACCTGCGTTTCACCCCCGACCAGGTCTGGACTCCTGACATTTTGCTTTACAACAG cGCTCACGATAAGTTCGATGCCACCTTTAAGACCAACGTTCTGGTCAATTCCAGTGGCTTCTGTGAGTATCTGCCTCCAG GGATATTTGTGAGCACGTGCAGCGTGGACGTGAGGTGGTTTCCGTTTGACATTCAGCGCTGCGAGCTCAAGTTTGGCTCGTGGACGTTTGACGGCTGGCTGCTGGACATCCAGATGAAGGAGGCAGACGTGTCCGGATACATGCCAAACGGAGAGTGGGACCTGCTGG AGGTCCCTGGGGGGCGACATGAGGTTTTCTACGACTGCTGTGCTGAGCCTTATCCTGACGTTACATTCGTGGTAACGCTGCGAAGGCGAACGCTGTTCTACGCCCTGAACCTCCTCATCCCCTGTGTGCTGCTGTCCTCCATGACCCTGCTGGTCTTCCTGCTGCCCGCCAACTCCGGGGAGAAAATCAGCCTGG GCATCACGGTTCTGCTTTCTCTGACTGTCTTCATGCTGATGGTTGCAGAGATTATGCCCGCCACTTCAGATTCGGTCCCGCTGATTG GTCAGTACTTTGCCAGCACCATGGTGATTGTTGGGATGTCGGTGGTGGCTACAGTCATCGTCCTCCAGTTCCATCACCACAACCCTAACAGTGGACACATACCAAGATGG GTGAACTTGGTTCTGCTGCAGTGGGTTCCTTGGTTCCTCCGGATGAAACGTCCAGGCGAAGGAGCTGAACCAACTCTCTCCAGCAGCCAGGCAGATTCTCAGAGTAAGACCCTGTCCTctccgaccaccaccaccactaccaccaccaccatccccACCCCGCtgccctccatcctcccccagaGCCTCAACTCCCTGCAGGCCAGCCTGGTGCAGCTCAACCACCCCCTGTCCCACATGCTGCCCCACCGGCCCAACCTCCAGCCGGTCATCCTCCCGAACCCCGTGCACAGAGACCCCAGCCCCAATCCTCACCCCCAGCCCAACGGCCACCTGCCTTACATGGGCTTCCAGAGCTTCCAGACCACTGCAGAACTGGAACCAGTGCAGAGGTGCAGAACCACCAGCCATGGGAGGAGTAACAGTGGACTTGGTGGTGGAGATGGagaagtagcagcagcagcagtaggagGAGGTCCGGTTGGAGATACACCGATACACCACCACCTCCCAGCTTCAAAGTTTGGGAGCCCTCCACTGGAGCCTCCAGTTTGCCCGGACCCCAACCCATCCACCTCCGGACCCTGCGGTTCAGAGGCTGGTGTCGGTAgatcagctgctgtttattcTAACAGCGGAATGGCCCGATCTGTGGCGGTGGACAACCAGTTGCAGGCTCTTCTGGCAGAGGTTCAGTATCTAGTTGAGCGGGTTCGTGAGCAGGACCGGCAGCTGAGTTTGGCCGAGCAGTGGCAGTTCGCTGCAGCCGTCATCGACCGACTCTGCTTGGTCGGATTCAGCGTCTTCAACATCATCTGCACCATCGCTATCCTCATGGCTGCACCCAACTTTGGAGAAGCGCTGTCCAAAGACTTCCTCTGA
- the LOC111582758 gene encoding CHRNA7-FAM7A fusion protein-like isoform X3 translates to MQWYDHYLQWNQSEYPGVKNLRFTPDQVWTPDILLYNSAHDKFDATFKTNVLVNSSGFCEYLPPDGRTKQSPSLITSADDLFSFGCKPSWLVISAFPGIFVSTCSVDVRWFPFDIQRCELKFGSWTFDGWLLDIQMKEADVSGYMPNGEWDLLEVPGGRHEVFYDCCAEPYPDVTFVVTLRRRTLFYALNLLIPCVLLSSMTLLVFLLPANSGEKISLGITVLLSLTVFMLMVAEIMPATSDSVPLIGQYFASTMVIVGMSVVATVIVLQFHHHNPNSGHIPRWVNLVLLQWVPWFLRMKRPGEGAEPTLSSSQADSQSKTLSSPTTTTTTTTTIPTPLPSILPQSLNSLQASLVQLNHPLSHMLPHRPNLQPVILPNPVHRDPSPNPHPQPNGHLPYMGFQSFQTTAELEPVQRCRTTSHGRSNSGLGGGDGEVAAAAVGGGPVGDTPIHHHLPASKFGSPPLEPPVCPDPNPSTSGPCGSEAGVGRSAAVYSNSGMARSVAVDNQLQALLAEVQYLVERVREQDRQLSLAEQWQFAAAVIDRLCLVGFSVFNIICTIAILMAAPNFGEALSKDFL, encoded by the exons ATG CAGTGGTACGACCACTACCTCCAGTGGAACCAGTCTGAGTATCCTGGAGTTAAGAACCTGCGTTTCACCCCCGACCAGGTCTGGACTCCTGACATTTTGCTTTACAACAG cGCTCACGATAAGTTCGATGCCACCTTTAAGACCAACGTTCTGGTCAATTCCAGTGGCTTCTGTGAGTATCTGCCTCCAG ATGGACGCACCAAACAGTCTCCCTCCCTCATTACATCTGCAGATGATTTGTTTTCCTTTGGCTGTAAACCATCCTGGCTTGTTATTTCTGCATTTCCAGGGATATTTGTGAGCACGTGCAGCGTGGACGTGAGGTGGTTTCCGTTTGACATTCAGCGCTGCGAGCTCAAGTTTGGCTCGTGGACGTTTGACGGCTGGCTGCTGGACATCCAGATGAAGGAGGCAGACGTGTCCGGATACATGCCAAACGGAGAGTGGGACCTGCTGG AGGTCCCTGGGGGGCGACATGAGGTTTTCTACGACTGCTGTGCTGAGCCTTATCCTGACGTTACATTCGTGGTAACGCTGCGAAGGCGAACGCTGTTCTACGCCCTGAACCTCCTCATCCCCTGTGTGCTGCTGTCCTCCATGACCCTGCTGGTCTTCCTGCTGCCCGCCAACTCCGGGGAGAAAATCAGCCTGG GCATCACGGTTCTGCTTTCTCTGACTGTCTTCATGCTGATGGTTGCAGAGATTATGCCCGCCACTTCAGATTCGGTCCCGCTGATTG GTCAGTACTTTGCCAGCACCATGGTGATTGTTGGGATGTCGGTGGTGGCTACAGTCATCGTCCTCCAGTTCCATCACCACAACCCTAACAGTGGACACATACCAAGATGG GTGAACTTGGTTCTGCTGCAGTGGGTTCCTTGGTTCCTCCGGATGAAACGTCCAGGCGAAGGAGCTGAACCAACTCTCTCCAGCAGCCAGGCAGATTCTCAGAGTAAGACCCTGTCCTctccgaccaccaccaccactaccaccaccaccatccccACCCCGCtgccctccatcctcccccagaGCCTCAACTCCCTGCAGGCCAGCCTGGTGCAGCTCAACCACCCCCTGTCCCACATGCTGCCCCACCGGCCCAACCTCCAGCCGGTCATCCTCCCGAACCCCGTGCACAGAGACCCCAGCCCCAATCCTCACCCCCAGCCCAACGGCCACCTGCCTTACATGGGCTTCCAGAGCTTCCAGACCACTGCAGAACTGGAACCAGTGCAGAGGTGCAGAACCACCAGCCATGGGAGGAGTAACAGTGGACTTGGTGGTGGAGATGGagaagtagcagcagcagcagtaggagGAGGTCCGGTTGGAGATACACCGATACACCACCACCTCCCAGCTTCAAAGTTTGGGAGCCCTCCACTGGAGCCTCCAGTTTGCCCGGACCCCAACCCATCCACCTCCGGACCCTGCGGTTCAGAGGCTGGTGTCGGTAgatcagctgctgtttattcTAACAGCGGAATGGCCCGATCTGTGGCGGTGGACAACCAGTTGCAGGCTCTTCTGGCAGAGGTTCAGTATCTAGTTGAGCGGGTTCGTGAGCAGGACCGGCAGCTGAGTTTGGCCGAGCAGTGGCAGTTCGCTGCAGCCGTCATCGACCGACTCTGCTTGGTCGGATTCAGCGTCTTCAACATCATCTGCACCATCGCTATCCTCATGGCTGCACCCAACTTTGGAGAAGCGCTGTCCAAAGACTTCCTCTGA
- the LOC111582758 gene encoding neuronal acetylcholine receptor subunit alpha-7-like isoform X1, whose translation MRRAVALWLLTVATLLRVSLQGPHQRFLLRELLRDYNPMERPVANDSQTLTVQFSFTLMQVMDVDEKNQILTTNAWLQMQWYDHYLQWNQSEYPGVKNLRFTPDQVWTPDILLYNSAHDKFDATFKTNVLVNSSGFCEYLPPDGRTKQSPSLITSADDLFSFGCKPSWLVISAFPGIFVSTCSVDVRWFPFDIQRCELKFGSWTFDGWLLDIQMKEADVSGYMPNGEWDLLEVPGGRHEVFYDCCAEPYPDVTFVVTLRRRTLFYALNLLIPCVLLSSMTLLVFLLPANSGEKISLGITVLLSLTVFMLMVAEIMPATSDSVPLIGQYFASTMVIVGMSVVATVIVLQFHHHNPNSGHIPRWVNLVLLQWVPWFLRMKRPGEGAEPTLSSSQADSQSKTLSSPTTTTTTTTTIPTPLPSILPQSLNSLQASLVQLNHPLSHMLPHRPNLQPVILPNPVHRDPSPNPHPQPNGHLPYMGFQSFQTTAELEPVQRCRTTSHGRSNSGLGGGDGEVAAAAVGGGPVGDTPIHHHLPASKFGSPPLEPPVCPDPNPSTSGPCGSEAGVGRSAAVYSNSGMARSVAVDNQLQALLAEVQYLVERVREQDRQLSLAEQWQFAAAVIDRLCLVGFSVFNIICTIAILMAAPNFGEALSKDFL comes from the exons ATGAGGCGAGCTGTGGCTCTTTGGCTGCTGACAGTCGCGACTCTGCTGCGAG TGTCGCTGCAGGGTCCTCACCAGCGTTTTCTGCTCAGGGAGCTGCTCAGAGACTACAACCCCATGGAGAGGCCGGTGGCCAACGACTCCCAGACGCTGACCGTCCAGTTCTCCTTCACTCTGATGCAGGTCATGGACGTG GATGAGAAGAACCAGATCCTGACCACCAACGCCTGGCTGCAGATG CAGTGGTACGACCACTACCTCCAGTGGAACCAGTCTGAGTATCCTGGAGTTAAGAACCTGCGTTTCACCCCCGACCAGGTCTGGACTCCTGACATTTTGCTTTACAACAG cGCTCACGATAAGTTCGATGCCACCTTTAAGACCAACGTTCTGGTCAATTCCAGTGGCTTCTGTGAGTATCTGCCTCCAG ATGGACGCACCAAACAGTCTCCCTCCCTCATTACATCTGCAGATGATTTGTTTTCCTTTGGCTGTAAACCATCCTGGCTTGTTATTTCTGCATTTCCAGGGATATTTGTGAGCACGTGCAGCGTGGACGTGAGGTGGTTTCCGTTTGACATTCAGCGCTGCGAGCTCAAGTTTGGCTCGTGGACGTTTGACGGCTGGCTGCTGGACATCCAGATGAAGGAGGCAGACGTGTCCGGATACATGCCAAACGGAGAGTGGGACCTGCTGG AGGTCCCTGGGGGGCGACATGAGGTTTTCTACGACTGCTGTGCTGAGCCTTATCCTGACGTTACATTCGTGGTAACGCTGCGAAGGCGAACGCTGTTCTACGCCCTGAACCTCCTCATCCCCTGTGTGCTGCTGTCCTCCATGACCCTGCTGGTCTTCCTGCTGCCCGCCAACTCCGGGGAGAAAATCAGCCTGG GCATCACGGTTCTGCTTTCTCTGACTGTCTTCATGCTGATGGTTGCAGAGATTATGCCCGCCACTTCAGATTCGGTCCCGCTGATTG GTCAGTACTTTGCCAGCACCATGGTGATTGTTGGGATGTCGGTGGTGGCTACAGTCATCGTCCTCCAGTTCCATCACCACAACCCTAACAGTGGACACATACCAAGATGG GTGAACTTGGTTCTGCTGCAGTGGGTTCCTTGGTTCCTCCGGATGAAACGTCCAGGCGAAGGAGCTGAACCAACTCTCTCCAGCAGCCAGGCAGATTCTCAGAGTAAGACCCTGTCCTctccgaccaccaccaccactaccaccaccaccatccccACCCCGCtgccctccatcctcccccagaGCCTCAACTCCCTGCAGGCCAGCCTGGTGCAGCTCAACCACCCCCTGTCCCACATGCTGCCCCACCGGCCCAACCTCCAGCCGGTCATCCTCCCGAACCCCGTGCACAGAGACCCCAGCCCCAATCCTCACCCCCAGCCCAACGGCCACCTGCCTTACATGGGCTTCCAGAGCTTCCAGACCACTGCAGAACTGGAACCAGTGCAGAGGTGCAGAACCACCAGCCATGGGAGGAGTAACAGTGGACTTGGTGGTGGAGATGGagaagtagcagcagcagcagtaggagGAGGTCCGGTTGGAGATACACCGATACACCACCACCTCCCAGCTTCAAAGTTTGGGAGCCCTCCACTGGAGCCTCCAGTTTGCCCGGACCCCAACCCATCCACCTCCGGACCCTGCGGTTCAGAGGCTGGTGTCGGTAgatcagctgctgtttattcTAACAGCGGAATGGCCCGATCTGTGGCGGTGGACAACCAGTTGCAGGCTCTTCTGGCAGAGGTTCAGTATCTAGTTGAGCGGGTTCGTGAGCAGGACCGGCAGCTGAGTTTGGCCGAGCAGTGGCAGTTCGCTGCAGCCGTCATCGACCGACTCTGCTTGGTCGGATTCAGCGTCTTCAACATCATCTGCACCATCGCTATCCTCATGGCTGCACCCAACTTTGGAGAAGCGCTGTCCAAAGACTTCCTCTGA